The Apus apus isolate bApuApu2 chromosome 20, bApuApu2.pri.cur, whole genome shotgun sequence genome includes a region encoding these proteins:
- the CEP104 gene encoding centrosomal protein of 104 kDa isoform X1 — MPHKVRFIVVSSSGHEDGFSAKELMDHAPTVNGWRSPRLCQYPQEIVLQLVERCRIRKLQLLAHQYMISSKIEFYISESLPECSAPYQSERFHRLGYVLLSDNEKTDFKARELKSVYMDAVGQYLKLIFHKNYDNKYNLYGQVALVAVNIIGDPADYSSDINNTPSREKLVDHYLGIKSDDPALDGTHLGKPDAISPLDDLAFDMYQDPEVAQIIRRLDEKKREAVRREHYDHAKKLKQAIADLQKVGERLGQYEVEKRCAVEKEDYDLAKQKKEQMETYRLRVYQQLELHDLLGGELVIRKPLELPLQSVSHTGSPQHTRGSNPPSCEHRGEPQGAEPLLPEKPAAHPASPEPPVPHQTLPPSGAHPTTSGVVFSKENVEHLPFDERPLPTLCKQSHEAVAHLEPQVTQEDMSDTPQSGNPGEPEPLTEKALREASPAIDVFGETLVSGAYSKTWSYREDALLAVYKKLMEMSANTPKDVSKTTLRAAIFLVQRAIKDTVSSVFQASLKLLKMILTQYIPKYELGKGETSHCVEKTLPNLLSRTGDSSSRLRLVASNFIQEMALCSEVKPLQIIPVHLVQPLKPNSPTHLAMSQVELVERLLKVMGTGNSGFTISNVAKFAMGALGHRAPEVRDVALQILFELYRKHRANLLQYLPPDDASIRRTVIYKTLFDGFAKIDGKSPDAGTGAQRKAATEEAGKKKKEEIKVLQHHLAALKEIEAEAQVGKEKESDFQKPKNQGYRANESPQPTAAEVPEDPYTVENYLDNLCIFCGERDESFTGEGLDRHYWKHCPMLTRCEHCKQMVEIASLTEHLLMDCDKKDSFGKCQRCREALPKDELPKHIKSKACNSAKPEDVANHCPLCHDNFSPGEEAWKAHLMGNNGCKMNQRRVSLLNKTLLLQPGKIGGQYVKKPSPSVPKARSPPIGSKTPAPRGGPNKSTGKTYSKR; from the exons ATGCCACACAAGGTCAGGTTCATAGTTGTTAGTTCATCAGGACATGAAGATGGCTTCAGTGCAAAGGAGCTGATGGATCATGCACCGACGGTGAACGGATGGCGATCACCCAG GCTCTGTCAGTACCCACAGGAAATTGTTCTGCAGTTGGTGGAGAGGTGTCGAATACgaaagctgcagctgcttgctcaccAGTACATGATTTCGAGCAAAATTGAGTTCTACATCAGTGAAAGCTTGCCTGAATGCTCTGCTCCTTACCAGTCAGAGAGGTTTCACAGGCTGGG TTATGTGCTTCTCTCAGACAATGAAAAGACTGATTTCAAAGCACGAGAGTTAAAATCTGTGTATATGGATGCAGTTGGCCAGTACCTGAAGCTGATTTTCCATAAAAATTATGACAATAAATACAACCTTTATGGTCAG GTTGCCCTGGTCGCTGTCAACATCATTGGGGATCCAGCAGACTACAGTAGTGACATCAATAATACT CCATCCAGAGAGAAGCTGGTCGACCACTACTTAGGAATTAAATCAGACGATCCAGCCTTAGATGGAACTCACCTTGG GAAACCTGATGCCATTTCCCCTCTGGATGATTTGGCTTTTGACATGTACCAGGACCCAGAGGTTGCTCAGATCATACGCAGGCTGGACGAGAAGAAGCGCGAAGCTGTGCGCCGAGAGCACTACGACCACGCCAAGAAGCTCAAGCAAGCTATTGCAGACCTGCAAAAG GTAGGGGAACGACTGGGGCAGTACGAGGTGGAGAAGCGCTGTGCTGTGGAGAAGGAGGATTATGACCTTGCTAAGCAGAAGAAGGAGCAGATGGAGACGTACCGGCTGAGGGTGtaccagcagctggagctccaCGACCTGCTGGGCGGAGAGCtggtg atCCGAAagcccctggagctgccctTGCAGTCTGTGTCCCACactggcagcccccagcacacacGAGGCTCAAACCCACCTTCCTGTGAGCACCGGGGAGAAccacagggagcagagcctTTGCTGCCAGAGAAGCCAGCAGCACATCCTGCTTCTCCTGAGCCCCCTGTTCCCCATCAGACCCTTCCTCCTTCTGGGGCTCATCCCACAACCTCTGGGGTggtgttttccaaagaaaat GTTGAACATTTACCTTTTGATGAGAGGCCACTTCCAACTCTCTGCAAACAGTCTCATGAAGCAGTTGCCCACCTCGAGCCACAGGTGACCCAAGAGGACATGAGTGATACCCCACAAAGTGGCAATCCTGGGGAACCAGAGCCATTGACTGAGAAGGCACTGAGGGAGGCCAGCCCTGCTATTGACGTTTTTGGAGAAACTTTG GTTTCAGGAGCATATTCCAAAACTTGGTCATATCGAGAAGATGCATTACTGGCTGTTTACAAGAAGCTGATGGAAATGTCAGCAAACACCCCAAAGGATGTTTCCAAGACCACACTGAGAGCTGCCATTTTCCTGGTGCAGAGAGCCATCAAAGACACAGTGTCCTCA GTTTTTCAAGCTTCcctgaaacttttaaaaatgatcCTCACCCAATATATTCCAAAGTATGAACTGGGCAAAGGAGAAACTTCTCATTGTGTAGAAAAAACGCTTCCGAATTTACTTTCCAGAACAGGAGACTCTTCATCCCGTCTTCGCCTTGTGGCTTCTAACTTTATTCAG GAAATGGCACTGTGCAGTGAAGTTAAACCTCTTCAGATCATTCCAGTTCATTTGGTTCAACCACTAAAACCAAACTCCCCAACCCACCTGGCAATGAGCCAGGTGGAATTAGTGGAACGACTCCTGAAAGTCATGGGAACTGGAAACTCGGGGTTCACCATCAGCAACGTTGCAAAG TTTGCAATGGGAGCTTTGGGACACAGAGCTCCTGAAGTCCGTGATGTGGCCTTGCAGATTCTCTTTGAGCTGTACAGGAAGCACAGGGCTAACCTGCTGCAGTATCTTCCTCCAGATGATGCCAGCATCCGCAGGACTGTGATCTACAAAACACTCTTTGATGGGTTTGCTAAAATAGATGGTAAATCTCCTGATGCTGGAACTGGG GCACAGAGAAAGGCAGCAAcagaagaagcagggaaaaagaagaaggaagaaataaaagttcTGCAACATCATCTGGCAGCTCTAAAGGAGATAGAAGCAGAAGCTCAAGTTGGAAAG GAGAAAGAATCTGATTTTCAGAAGCCAAAGAATCAAG GTTACCGGGCAAACGAAAGCCCAcagcccacagcagcagaggttcCAGAGGATCCTTACACTGTTGAAAATTACTTGGATAA cttgTGTATTTTTTGTGGTGAAAGGGATGAATCCTTCACAGGGGAAGGACTGGATCGCCACTACTGGAAACACTGCCCTATGCTAACCAGATGTGAGCACTGCAAGCAG ATGGTGGAAATAGCAAGCCTGACAGAGCACTTGTTGATGGACTGTGATAAAAAGGACAGCTTTGGGAAATGCCAGCGGTGCAGGGAGGCCCTTCCAAAGGATGAGTTGCCTAAACACATTAAGAGCAAGGCTTGCAATT CTGCTAAACCAGAAGATGTGGCAAACCATTGCCCGTTGTGCCATGACAACTTTTCCCCAGGCGAGGAG GCCTGGAAGGCTCACCTAATGGGCAACAATGGCTGTAAAATGAATCAACGGAGGGTATCCCTGCTAAATAAAACTCTTCTGTTGCAGCCTG GCAAAATAGGTGGCCAGTATGTGAAGAAACCAAGTCCTTCAGTACCAAAAGCCCGATCTCCCCCTATAGGAAGCAAGACCCCTGCCCCAAGAGGGGGACCAAATAAAAGCACTGGCAAAACATACTCAAAGCGATGA
- the DFFB gene encoding DNA fragmentation factor subunit beta isoform X1, producing the protein MAAAEPLRPFRLRGSRGPAKFGVAAGSLRGLLRKGCRLLQVPLAGSRLCLYEDGTELTESFFRALPPQTELVLLGPGETWRGCAGDIERLLAASGSQGAALVRAARRLLSDERAPSRQKLLVDLIHNLSENILAEEKEEDTKWFEGLEARFKNKSSYMRYSCESRIRSYLKEVNSFTPNVHPTARDAYKGIVDLMSDKLKSVKYNGCYFDRREEEADRLCTAEGWFSCQGPFDRDDCPCKHSINPYSNRESRILFSTWNLDHIIEKKRVVVPELAEAVKTRDGREVNWEYFYQLLFTVDNLKLVHIACHKKTNHNLSCDKTKIYKKRKQNHKIS; encoded by the exons atGGCGGCCGCCGAGCCCCTGCGGCCCTTCCGGCTGCGCGGGAGCCGCGGCCCCGCCAAGTTCGGCGTGGCGGCCGGGAGCCTGCGGGGGCTGCTGCGGAAGGGCTGCCGGCTGCTGCag GTTCCCTTGGCAGGCAGCCGCCTGTGTCTGTACGAGGACGGGACGGAGCTGACCGAGAGCTTCTTCCGCGCTCTGCCGCCGCAGACcgagctggtgctgctgggaccCGGGGAGACCTGGCGGGGCT GTGCCGGCGACATCGAGCGGCTCCTCGCGGCCTCCGGCAGCCAGGGCGCCGCGCTGGTGCGGGCGGCCCGGCGGCTGCTCTCGGACGAGCGGGCCCCCAgcaggcagaagctgctggtggaTCTCATCCACAACCTGAGCGAAAACATCCTGGCcgaggagaaggaggaggacaCGAAGTGGTTTGAAG GTCTAGAGGCTCGTTTTAAGAACAAGTCGAGCTACATGAGGTACAGCTGTGAGAGCAGAATACGAAGCTACCTGAAAGAG GTTAATAGTTTTACTCCAAACGTTCATCCTACAGCAAGAGATGCCTATAAAGGGATAGTTGACCTGATGTCAGACAAACTGAAATCTGTGAAGTATAACGGGTGCTACTTTgacaggagggaggaggaggcagaccGGCTGTGCACGGCAGAGGGGTGGTTCTCTTGCCAG GGACCTTTTGACAGAGATGACTGCCCATGTAAGCATTCCATCAACCCCTACAGTAACAGGGAGAGCAGAATCCTCTTCAGTACCTGGAATCTTGATCACAT AATAGAGAAGAAACGTGTTGTTGTCCCAGAACTGGCAGAAGCTGTCAAAACACGAGATGGAAGAGAAGTGAACTGGGAGTACTTCTACCAGCTGCTGTTTACTGTGGATAATTTAAAACTTGTACATATTGCTTGCCATAAGAAAACCAATCATAATCTCAGCTGTGACAAAACTAAGATttacaaaaaaaggaagcaaaaccaCAAGATTTCCTAG
- the CEP104 gene encoding centrosomal protein of 104 kDa isoform X2: MAITQLVERCRIRKLQLLAHQYMISSKIEFYISESLPECSAPYQSERFHRLGYVLLSDNEKTDFKARELKSVYMDAVGQYLKLIFHKNYDNKYNLYGQVALVAVNIIGDPADYSSDINNTPSREKLVDHYLGIKSDDPALDGTHLGKPDAISPLDDLAFDMYQDPEVAQIIRRLDEKKREAVRREHYDHAKKLKQAIADLQKVGERLGQYEVEKRCAVEKEDYDLAKQKKEQMETYRLRVYQQLELHDLLGGELVIRKPLELPLQSVSHTGSPQHTRGSNPPSCEHRGEPQGAEPLLPEKPAAHPASPEPPVPHQTLPPSGAHPTTSGVVFSKENVEHLPFDERPLPTLCKQSHEAVAHLEPQVTQEDMSDTPQSGNPGEPEPLTEKALREASPAIDVFGETLVSGAYSKTWSYREDALLAVYKKLMEMSANTPKDVSKTTLRAAIFLVQRAIKDTVSSVFQASLKLLKMILTQYIPKYELGKGETSHCVEKTLPNLLSRTGDSSSRLRLVASNFIQEMALCSEVKPLQIIPVHLVQPLKPNSPTHLAMSQVELVERLLKVMGTGNSGFTISNVAKFAMGALGHRAPEVRDVALQILFELYRKHRANLLQYLPPDDASIRRTVIYKTLFDGFAKIDGKSPDAGTGAQRKAATEEAGKKKKEEIKVLQHHLAALKEIEAEAQVGKEKESDFQKPKNQGYRANESPQPTAAEVPEDPYTVENYLDNLCIFCGERDESFTGEGLDRHYWKHCPMLTRCEHCKQMVEIASLTEHLLMDCDKKDSFGKCQRCREALPKDELPKHIKSKACNSAKPEDVANHCPLCHDNFSPGEEAWKAHLMGNNGCKMNQRRVSLLNKTLLLQPGKIGGQYVKKPSPSVPKARSPPIGSKTPAPRGGPNKSTGKTYSKR; the protein is encoded by the exons ATGGCGATCACCCAG TTGGTGGAGAGGTGTCGAATACgaaagctgcagctgcttgctcaccAGTACATGATTTCGAGCAAAATTGAGTTCTACATCAGTGAAAGCTTGCCTGAATGCTCTGCTCCTTACCAGTCAGAGAGGTTTCACAGGCTGGG TTATGTGCTTCTCTCAGACAATGAAAAGACTGATTTCAAAGCACGAGAGTTAAAATCTGTGTATATGGATGCAGTTGGCCAGTACCTGAAGCTGATTTTCCATAAAAATTATGACAATAAATACAACCTTTATGGTCAG GTTGCCCTGGTCGCTGTCAACATCATTGGGGATCCAGCAGACTACAGTAGTGACATCAATAATACT CCATCCAGAGAGAAGCTGGTCGACCACTACTTAGGAATTAAATCAGACGATCCAGCCTTAGATGGAACTCACCTTGG GAAACCTGATGCCATTTCCCCTCTGGATGATTTGGCTTTTGACATGTACCAGGACCCAGAGGTTGCTCAGATCATACGCAGGCTGGACGAGAAGAAGCGCGAAGCTGTGCGCCGAGAGCACTACGACCACGCCAAGAAGCTCAAGCAAGCTATTGCAGACCTGCAAAAG GTAGGGGAACGACTGGGGCAGTACGAGGTGGAGAAGCGCTGTGCTGTGGAGAAGGAGGATTATGACCTTGCTAAGCAGAAGAAGGAGCAGATGGAGACGTACCGGCTGAGGGTGtaccagcagctggagctccaCGACCTGCTGGGCGGAGAGCtggtg atCCGAAagcccctggagctgccctTGCAGTCTGTGTCCCACactggcagcccccagcacacacGAGGCTCAAACCCACCTTCCTGTGAGCACCGGGGAGAAccacagggagcagagcctTTGCTGCCAGAGAAGCCAGCAGCACATCCTGCTTCTCCTGAGCCCCCTGTTCCCCATCAGACCCTTCCTCCTTCTGGGGCTCATCCCACAACCTCTGGGGTggtgttttccaaagaaaat GTTGAACATTTACCTTTTGATGAGAGGCCACTTCCAACTCTCTGCAAACAGTCTCATGAAGCAGTTGCCCACCTCGAGCCACAGGTGACCCAAGAGGACATGAGTGATACCCCACAAAGTGGCAATCCTGGGGAACCAGAGCCATTGACTGAGAAGGCACTGAGGGAGGCCAGCCCTGCTATTGACGTTTTTGGAGAAACTTTG GTTTCAGGAGCATATTCCAAAACTTGGTCATATCGAGAAGATGCATTACTGGCTGTTTACAAGAAGCTGATGGAAATGTCAGCAAACACCCCAAAGGATGTTTCCAAGACCACACTGAGAGCTGCCATTTTCCTGGTGCAGAGAGCCATCAAAGACACAGTGTCCTCA GTTTTTCAAGCTTCcctgaaacttttaaaaatgatcCTCACCCAATATATTCCAAAGTATGAACTGGGCAAAGGAGAAACTTCTCATTGTGTAGAAAAAACGCTTCCGAATTTACTTTCCAGAACAGGAGACTCTTCATCCCGTCTTCGCCTTGTGGCTTCTAACTTTATTCAG GAAATGGCACTGTGCAGTGAAGTTAAACCTCTTCAGATCATTCCAGTTCATTTGGTTCAACCACTAAAACCAAACTCCCCAACCCACCTGGCAATGAGCCAGGTGGAATTAGTGGAACGACTCCTGAAAGTCATGGGAACTGGAAACTCGGGGTTCACCATCAGCAACGTTGCAAAG TTTGCAATGGGAGCTTTGGGACACAGAGCTCCTGAAGTCCGTGATGTGGCCTTGCAGATTCTCTTTGAGCTGTACAGGAAGCACAGGGCTAACCTGCTGCAGTATCTTCCTCCAGATGATGCCAGCATCCGCAGGACTGTGATCTACAAAACACTCTTTGATGGGTTTGCTAAAATAGATGGTAAATCTCCTGATGCTGGAACTGGG GCACAGAGAAAGGCAGCAAcagaagaagcagggaaaaagaagaaggaagaaataaaagttcTGCAACATCATCTGGCAGCTCTAAAGGAGATAGAAGCAGAAGCTCAAGTTGGAAAG GAGAAAGAATCTGATTTTCAGAAGCCAAAGAATCAAG GTTACCGGGCAAACGAAAGCCCAcagcccacagcagcagaggttcCAGAGGATCCTTACACTGTTGAAAATTACTTGGATAA cttgTGTATTTTTTGTGGTGAAAGGGATGAATCCTTCACAGGGGAAGGACTGGATCGCCACTACTGGAAACACTGCCCTATGCTAACCAGATGTGAGCACTGCAAGCAG ATGGTGGAAATAGCAAGCCTGACAGAGCACTTGTTGATGGACTGTGATAAAAAGGACAGCTTTGGGAAATGCCAGCGGTGCAGGGAGGCCCTTCCAAAGGATGAGTTGCCTAAACACATTAAGAGCAAGGCTTGCAATT CTGCTAAACCAGAAGATGTGGCAAACCATTGCCCGTTGTGCCATGACAACTTTTCCCCAGGCGAGGAG GCCTGGAAGGCTCACCTAATGGGCAACAATGGCTGTAAAATGAATCAACGGAGGGTATCCCTGCTAAATAAAACTCTTCTGTTGCAGCCTG GCAAAATAGGTGGCCAGTATGTGAAGAAACCAAGTCCTTCAGTACCAAAAGCCCGATCTCCCCCTATAGGAAGCAAGACCCCTGCCCCAAGAGGGGGACCAAATAAAAGCACTGGCAAAACATACTCAAAGCGATGA
- the DFFB gene encoding DNA fragmentation factor subunit beta isoform X2, which produces MAAAEPLRPFRLRGSRGPAKFGVAAGSLRGLLRKGCRLLQVPLAGSRLCLYEDGTELTESFFRALPPQTELVLLGPGETWRGCAGDIERLLAASGSQGAALVRAARRLLSDERAPSRQKLLVDLIHNLSENILAEEKEEDTKWFEGLEARFKNKSSYMRYSCESRIRSYLKEVNSFTPNVHPTARDAYKGIVDLMSDKLKSVKYNGCYFDRREEEADRLCTAEGWFSCQGPFDRDDCPCKHSINPYSNRESRILFSTWNLDHMNVEENICNNKDLEA; this is translated from the exons atGGCGGCCGCCGAGCCCCTGCGGCCCTTCCGGCTGCGCGGGAGCCGCGGCCCCGCCAAGTTCGGCGTGGCGGCCGGGAGCCTGCGGGGGCTGCTGCGGAAGGGCTGCCGGCTGCTGCag GTTCCCTTGGCAGGCAGCCGCCTGTGTCTGTACGAGGACGGGACGGAGCTGACCGAGAGCTTCTTCCGCGCTCTGCCGCCGCAGACcgagctggtgctgctgggaccCGGGGAGACCTGGCGGGGCT GTGCCGGCGACATCGAGCGGCTCCTCGCGGCCTCCGGCAGCCAGGGCGCCGCGCTGGTGCGGGCGGCCCGGCGGCTGCTCTCGGACGAGCGGGCCCCCAgcaggcagaagctgctggtggaTCTCATCCACAACCTGAGCGAAAACATCCTGGCcgaggagaaggaggaggacaCGAAGTGGTTTGAAG GTCTAGAGGCTCGTTTTAAGAACAAGTCGAGCTACATGAGGTACAGCTGTGAGAGCAGAATACGAAGCTACCTGAAAGAG GTTAATAGTTTTACTCCAAACGTTCATCCTACAGCAAGAGATGCCTATAAAGGGATAGTTGACCTGATGTCAGACAAACTGAAATCTGTGAAGTATAACGGGTGCTACTTTgacaggagggaggaggaggcagaccGGCTGTGCACGGCAGAGGGGTGGTTCTCTTGCCAG GGACCTTTTGACAGAGATGACTGCCCATGTAAGCATTCCATCAACCCCTACAGTAACAGGGAGAGCAGAATCCTCTTCAGTACCTGGAATCTTGATCACAT gaatgtagaagaaaatatttgtaacaATAAAGATCTAGAAGCTTAG
- the C20H1orf174 gene encoding UPF0688 protein C1orf174 homolog translates to MAARGRGRGRGRPGTRRETRPGTPPETPPETRPGTPPETPGPALPGRPRRRRPAGQAGLGSSHGAADGRATKRLKREKDSLVKSELKGVQRGSGNLASLGEAPKASDGDGCSEDPGDCSKIPEKKGESIPEPNEDRQEEHSAPLEPRALRSSHAPSVMDSKEESSCESLLSEGPSLEDTDLKKPRQLDSSAFLDEDSNQPMPVARFFGDVELLRDLPAVALPSTATSRREFRKLHFIAKEDEEEEEEDVA, encoded by the exons AtggcggcgcggggccggggccggggccggggccgcccgggGACCCGCCGGGAGACCCGCCCGGGGACCCCCCCGGAGACCCCCCCGGAGACCCGCCCGGGGACCCCCCCGGAgacccccggcccggccctcccggggcggccgcggcgccGCAGACCCGCGGGGCAGGCCGGCCTG GGTTCCTCGCACGGGGCGGCTGACGGACGAGCCACAAAGAGGCTAAAACGTGAAAAAGATAGTCTAGTAAAATCAGAGCTAAAAGGAGTTCAACGTGGAAGTGGAAACCTTGCCTCATTGGGGGAAGCACCTAAAGCATCTGATGGGGATGGGTGTTCAGAAGATCCAGGAGACTGCAGCAAAATTCCAGAGAAAAAAGGCGAAAGCATCCCAGAGCCTAATGAAGACAGACAGGAGGAGCACAGTGCTCCTCTCGAGCCACGTGCACTGAGATCAAGCCATGCTCCATCAGTAATGGACAGTAAAGAGGAGAGCAGCTGTGAGAGCCTGCTTTCAGAGGGGCCTAGCTTGGAGGACACGGATCTGAAGAAGCCGAGGCAGCTGGACAGCAGCGCTTTCTTGGATGAAGACAGCAACCAGCCCATGCCAGTGGCCCGGTTCTTCGGGGATGTCGAGCTGCTCCGG GATCTCCCGGCAGTTGCTCTCCCAAGCACAGCCACGAGCAGGAGAGAGTTCAGGAAGCTACATTTCATTgcaaaggaagatgaagaggaggaggaagaggatgttGCCTAA